One Scyliorhinus canicula chromosome 14, sScyCan1.1, whole genome shotgun sequence genomic region harbors:
- the LOC119977783 gene encoding sialidase-3-like, with product PPWFFTQPHSLYFYSDDGGDSWKVSKPITEYQALECELAEITITDSYHMLYCNARTNGRRRMEALSQHPSNFEIVRLAKGLSETKGGCQGSVVSFQPPKPIGKLSNSHEPFIKMSWLVYTHPTGEHCCFLHRRNRTNLGVYINLMPLKPKHWYGPWIIQTGPSGYSDLTYLDEIETFACLYECGASKSWEQIAFCLFTIEDLMENIF from the coding sequence CCACCTTGGTTCTTCACGCAGCCCCACTCACTTTACTTCTACAGTGATGATGGCGGAGACAGCTGGAAAGTGTCAAAGCCAATAACTGAGtaccaggcgctggagtgtgagcTAGCGGAGATCACCATCACTGACAGCTACCACATGCTGTACTGCAATGCCCGGACAAATGGTCGTCGCAGGATGGAGGCCTTGAGCCAGCACCCCAGCAATTTTGAAATTGTCCGCTTAGCCAAGGGGCTGTCAGAGACTAAGGGTGGGTGTCAGGGGAGTGTGGTGAGCTTCCAGCCCCCAAAGCCAATCGGCAAACTGTCCAATAGTCATGAGCCATTCATCAAGATGTCCTGGCTAGTGTACACGCACCCAACTGGTGAACACTGCTGTTTCCTTCATAGGCGCAATCGGACTAACCTGGGTGTTTACATCAATTTGATGCCCCTGAAGCCTAAACATTGGTATGGACCTTGGATCATCCAGACTGGGCCTAGTGGTTACTCTGACCTCACCTACCTCGATGAGATAGAAACCTTTGCTTGTCTATATGAGTGTGGTGCTTCAAAGTCCTGGGAACAAATCGCTTTCTGTCTCTTCACCATTGAGGATTTAATGGAAAACATCTTCTAA